The Microbacterium sp. Nx66 genome contains a region encoding:
- a CDS encoding MFS transporter: MPQVSHSPVSTPGWRAWAIWSVGVAAYVLAITNRTSLGAVGVEAADRFQADASTLALFAVVQLAVYGGMQIPVGVLLDRYGSRPIITAGMLLMAAGQLTMALSPSIGIAIVARVLLGAGDAAVFPAVLRLVATWFPAQRGPVMVQFTGIIGQAGQLIALVPVAALLHATTWSITFGSIAGLGLLFTILVWLIVRNNPAESGPDVSVNTDTGVVRVVTSAIDTGVGIRAAWAHPGTRLAFWSHFTTPFAGTVFVLLWGMPFLTAGEGLTTAHAAGIISIYVVAGMILGPIIGDLSRRLPNHRSLALVLPAVGVQMAAWIAVIALPGPAPDWLLWVLAVALATGGPASMIAFDHARTHNPVHRLSTATGVTNAGGFIAALIAVFVIGLLLDAQGAGTPDTYTLDAFRVAFLTLIPLWVIGVVFILIERKRTRIRMGLEPDRRR; encoded by the coding sequence GTGCCTCAGGTCTCCCACTCCCCCGTCTCCACGCCGGGGTGGCGGGCCTGGGCGATCTGGTCCGTCGGCGTCGCGGCCTACGTGCTCGCCATCACGAACCGCACATCGCTGGGTGCCGTCGGTGTCGAGGCCGCCGACCGCTTCCAGGCGGACGCCTCGACGCTCGCATTGTTCGCCGTCGTGCAGCTCGCGGTGTACGGCGGGATGCAGATTCCGGTCGGCGTCCTCCTCGATCGCTACGGATCCCGTCCGATCATCACGGCGGGGATGCTGCTCATGGCGGCCGGACAGCTCACCATGGCCCTCTCCCCCAGCATCGGCATCGCGATCGTCGCGCGTGTCCTCCTCGGAGCCGGCGACGCCGCCGTGTTCCCCGCCGTGCTGCGGCTGGTGGCCACATGGTTCCCCGCGCAGCGCGGCCCCGTCATGGTCCAGTTCACCGGGATCATCGGGCAGGCGGGGCAGCTGATCGCGCTGGTGCCGGTCGCCGCCCTGCTGCACGCCACCACCTGGTCGATCACGTTCGGCAGCATCGCCGGTCTCGGCCTGCTCTTCACGATCCTCGTGTGGCTCATCGTGCGCAACAACCCCGCCGAGAGCGGTCCGGACGTCTCGGTGAACACGGACACCGGAGTCGTGCGTGTCGTGACGTCGGCTATCGACACGGGCGTCGGCATCCGGGCGGCCTGGGCACATCCCGGCACACGGCTCGCGTTCTGGTCGCACTTCACCACACCGTTCGCCGGCACGGTGTTCGTGCTGCTGTGGGGCATGCCGTTCCTCACGGCCGGCGAGGGCCTGACCACCGCCCACGCGGCGGGGATCATCTCGATCTACGTGGTCGCGGGCATGATCCTCGGCCCGATCATCGGCGATCTCTCCCGCCGCCTGCCGAACCACCGCTCGCTCGCCCTCGTCCTCCCCGCGGTCGGCGTGCAGATGGCGGCCTGGATCGCGGTCATCGCCCTCCCCGGCCCCGCCCCGGACTGGCTGCTCTGGGTCCTGGCGGTCGCTCTGGCGACCGGCGGCCCCGCGTCGATGATCGCCTTCGACCACGCCCGCACGCACAACCCCGTGCATCGCCTCAGCACGGCGACCGGCGTGACGAACGCGGGCGGCTTCATCGCTGCCCTGATCGCCGTGTTCGTGATCGGTCTCCTCCTCGACGCCCAGGGCGCCGGCACCCCGGACACCTACACGCTCGACGCGTTCCGTGTCGCGTTCCTCACCCTGATCCCGCTCTGGGTCATCGGAGTCGTGTTCATCCTGATCGAACGCAAGCGGACGCGGATCCGCATGGGGCTGGAGCCCGACCGGCGTCGCTGA
- a CDS encoding arginase family protein codes for MTTPFALILNQGRVADRTDGALVGARRVADALSALLQREPVVVGTPEPGRMDDWSVALPEAAETLTGLRDAVQEAIAADATPLLVTNTCAASLGTLPSVAEHHPDAVVLWIDAHGDFNTPDTTDSGYLGGMVLAAACGLWDSGHGAGIDPKQVIVVGGRDIDPAEGELLAGAGVTVLSPAESTPERLSALIAGRPVWIHVDWDVLEPGYIPAAYRVGDGLLPHHVAALFAAIPSADVRGVELAEFEAGDAEVPERVSVELIVETVQHLLR; via the coding sequence ATGACCACGCCGTTCGCGCTCATCCTCAACCAGGGTCGCGTCGCCGACCGCACGGACGGAGCCCTCGTCGGGGCACGCCGCGTCGCCGACGCGCTGTCCGCGCTCCTGCAGCGGGAGCCCGTCGTGGTCGGTACCCCGGAGCCGGGCCGGATGGACGACTGGTCGGTCGCGCTGCCTGAAGCTGCGGAGACGCTCACGGGCCTGCGTGACGCGGTGCAGGAGGCGATCGCCGCGGATGCGACGCCGCTCCTCGTGACGAACACCTGTGCGGCGAGCCTCGGAACGCTGCCGAGTGTCGCCGAGCACCACCCCGACGCAGTGGTGCTGTGGATCGACGCGCACGGCGACTTCAACACGCCAGACACCACCGACTCCGGCTACCTCGGCGGCATGGTCCTCGCCGCCGCCTGCGGGCTGTGGGACAGCGGCCACGGGGCGGGCATCGACCCCAAGCAGGTCATCGTCGTGGGCGGTCGCGACATCGATCCCGCCGAGGGGGAGCTGCTCGCCGGTGCAGGAGTGACCGTCCTCAGCCCCGCGGAGAGCACCCCGGAGCGGCTCAGCGCGCTCATCGCCGGGCGACCGGTGTGGATCCATGTCGACTGGGACGTCTTGGAGCCCGGTTACATCCCTGCGGCCTATCGCGTCGGCGACGGTCTGCTCCCGCACCACGTGGCCGCGCTGTTCGCCGCGATCCCGTCGGCGGACGTCCGCGGCGTGGAACTCGCCGAGTTCGAGGCGGGCGACGCGGAGGTGCCCGAGCGCGTCAGCGTCGAGTTGATCGTGGAGACCGTCCAGCACCTGCTGCGCTGA
- a CDS encoding formylglycine-generating enzyme family protein, with the protein MSDIELVRLPAGTVTLHDARRRTRRTVELEPFSLAAFPVTEEQVTEVLGTPSRHPRRPVADVSWLRAIHFCNAASEWEGLDPVYHFEGEDVAWDTTADGYRLPTEAEWEYACRAGSTGPHYAPLAEAAWTAADGVGTPQDVGGKLPNLHGLFDTLGNVWEWCWDLLDPARYDDYRVFRGGGFADDAWSVRASVRRGGAPRMHHEDVGFRVARGAFDTEEEAQGWSAAADRERAFVDGGLPSGWTPRRR; encoded by the coding sequence ATGAGCGACATCGAACTCGTCCGTCTCCCCGCCGGGACTGTCACGCTGCACGACGCCCGGCGCCGCACCCGCCGGACCGTCGAACTCGAGCCGTTCTCCCTCGCCGCCTTCCCGGTGACGGAGGAACAGGTCACCGAAGTCCTGGGCACACCATCACGGCATCCTCGTCGCCCGGTCGCCGACGTGAGCTGGCTGCGGGCCATCCACTTCTGCAACGCCGCCTCGGAGTGGGAGGGACTCGATCCCGTGTACCACTTCGAGGGTGAGGACGTGGCCTGGGACACCACAGCGGACGGCTACCGCCTTCCGACCGAGGCCGAGTGGGAGTACGCCTGCCGAGCAGGCTCCACCGGGCCACACTATGCGCCGCTGGCGGAGGCCGCCTGGACCGCGGCCGACGGAGTGGGCACGCCGCAGGACGTGGGCGGGAAGCTCCCGAACCTGCACGGGCTCTTCGACACGCTCGGCAACGTGTGGGAGTGGTGCTGGGATCTCCTCGACCCCGCGCGGTACGACGACTATCGGGTCTTTCGCGGCGGAGGATTCGCCGACGACGCCTGGAGCGTGCGCGCGTCCGTTCGCCGCGGGGGAGCGCCGCGCATGCACCATGAGGACGTCGGTTTCCGCGTTGCTCGGGGCGCCTTCGACACCGAGGAGGAGGCGCAGGGCTGGTCGGCGGCCGCGGACCGGGAGCGGGCCTTCGTCGACGGCGGTCTGCCCTCGGGCTGGACCCCACGCCGACGGTAG
- a CDS encoding SGNH/GDSL hydrolase family protein → MADVRFVAIGDSFTEGVGDVLPDGRERGWADIAAQGWADAAGHPIQYANLAIRGKLAWPIVEEQLEPALALRPTHLSFNGGGNDMLRPRTDVEHIADAFSRVLRRCDEEGVTMILLSGANPSGQLPMGSLVQRRGDLLSEAVLRRIEDRPDVIRALNWPDTELSKPAYWSEDRLHMNAAGHHRVAARVLHGLGFEPPAAWWAPLDRWTAGPGGLAYYREFVGPWVRRRVTRTSSGDGRAAKYPTWVERTPA, encoded by the coding sequence GTGGCTGATGTACGTTTCGTCGCGATAGGCGACTCCTTCACCGAAGGCGTGGGCGATGTGCTCCCCGATGGGCGCGAGCGCGGCTGGGCCGACATCGCCGCGCAGGGATGGGCGGATGCTGCGGGGCACCCCATCCAGTACGCGAACCTCGCGATCCGGGGGAAGCTGGCGTGGCCGATCGTCGAGGAGCAGCTCGAGCCCGCGTTGGCTCTGCGTCCCACGCACCTGTCGTTCAACGGCGGGGGCAACGACATGCTGCGGCCGCGGACAGACGTCGAGCACATCGCCGACGCGTTCAGCCGCGTGCTGCGGCGGTGCGACGAGGAGGGTGTGACGATGATCCTGCTCTCCGGTGCCAACCCCAGCGGGCAGCTTCCGATGGGATCGCTCGTGCAACGCCGCGGCGATCTGCTCTCCGAGGCGGTCCTGCGGCGCATCGAGGACCGGCCCGACGTCATCCGTGCCCTCAACTGGCCGGACACGGAGCTGTCGAAACCCGCGTACTGGTCGGAGGACCGGCTGCACATGAACGCGGCGGGCCACCACCGCGTCGCGGCCCGCGTGCTGCACGGGCTCGGCTTCGAGCCGCCAGCAGCCTGGTGGGCGCCGCTCGACCGCTGGACTGCAGGGCCCGGGGGCCTGGCGTACTACCGGGAGTTCGTCGGCCCGTGGGTGCGACGGCGCGTGACGAGGACCTCATCCGGGGACGGCCGCGCAGCGAAGTATCCGACCTGGGTCGAGCGGACCCCGGCATGA
- a CDS encoding MFS transporter has product MADTALPSRTSLAERLDVLPFTRRHLRLLTGSGVGWALDAMDVGLISFIIAALSQQWDLTKGEAGWIASLGFVGMAVGATLGGLLADRFGRRQVFALTLLIYGVATGASALVGSVAALLVLRFFVGLGLGAELPVASTYVSEFAPARIRGRLIVILEAFWAVGWTASAVIGFFVIPASEAGWRWAFALGAIPAVYALVVRWGLPESPRWLASRGRIAEADRIVAAFEADAGVEHTPQIRKEPASRAIAMTARARLAALWSVEFRMRTACLWLVWLAVNFAYYGAFIWIPSILVDAGFDLVRSFGFTLIITLAQLPGYAVAAWLIEVWGRRVTLSVFLLGATASAVVFGTATTVPMIIGAGMALSFFTLGAWGALYAVTPEIYPTSLRGTGAGWAAGVGRIASIVAPLAVPVLLGAGGAPLLFVVFAACFLLAAAAAWGLVDRSGAALDDR; this is encoded by the coding sequence ATGGCCGATACCGCCCTGCCGAGCCGCACCTCGCTCGCCGAGCGCCTCGACGTCCTCCCGTTCACCCGCCGGCACCTGCGCCTGCTCACGGGCTCCGGCGTCGGCTGGGCGCTCGACGCGATGGACGTCGGACTCATCTCCTTCATCATCGCGGCGCTCTCACAGCAGTGGGATCTCACGAAGGGGGAGGCCGGCTGGATCGCCTCGCTCGGCTTCGTCGGCATGGCGGTCGGCGCGACCCTCGGCGGTCTTCTCGCTGACCGCTTCGGCCGCCGGCAGGTGTTCGCCCTCACGCTGCTCATCTATGGCGTGGCCACCGGAGCGAGTGCGCTGGTCGGATCAGTGGCGGCGCTGCTCGTGCTGCGGTTCTTCGTCGGCCTCGGCCTGGGAGCGGAGCTGCCGGTCGCCTCGACCTACGTGAGCGAGTTCGCGCCCGCGCGCATCCGGGGACGGCTGATCGTCATCCTCGAAGCCTTCTGGGCTGTGGGCTGGACGGCGTCTGCCGTCATCGGGTTCTTCGTCATCCCCGCCTCTGAGGCAGGCTGGCGGTGGGCCTTCGCGCTCGGCGCGATCCCCGCGGTCTACGCCCTCGTCGTGCGGTGGGGTCTGCCGGAATCGCCGCGGTGGCTGGCGTCCCGCGGACGAATCGCGGAAGCCGACCGCATCGTCGCCGCGTTCGAGGCCGATGCCGGTGTCGAGCACACCCCGCAGATCCGGAAGGAGCCGGCGTCGCGGGCGATCGCGATGACGGCGCGTGCCCGGCTCGCTGCGCTCTGGAGCGTCGAGTTCCGGATGCGGACCGCCTGCCTCTGGCTGGTGTGGCTTGCCGTCAACTTCGCCTACTACGGGGCGTTCATCTGGATCCCGAGCATCCTCGTCGACGCGGGATTCGACCTCGTCCGCTCGTTCGGCTTCACCCTCATCATCACGCTCGCGCAACTCCCGGGCTATGCCGTGGCCGCCTGGCTCATCGAAGTGTGGGGCCGCCGGGTCACGCTCTCCGTCTTCCTGCTGGGGGCGACCGCCTCGGCCGTGGTCTTCGGCACCGCCACGACCGTGCCGATGATCATCGGCGCAGGCATGGCCCTGTCGTTCTTCACCCTCGGTGCGTGGGGCGCGCTGTACGCGGTGACGCCGGAGATCTACCCGACCTCGCTGCGAGGCACGGGGGCCGGCTGGGCCGCCGGGGTGGGCCGCATCGCCTCCATCGTGGCGCCCCTCGCCGTTCCCGTCCTCCTCGGGGCCGGCGGCGCGCCCCTGCTGTTCGTCGTGTTCGCGGCCTGCTTCCTCCTCGCCGCCGCGGCGGCCTGGGGTCTCGTCGATCGGAGCGGAGCGGCGCTGGACGACCGGTGA
- a CDS encoding LLM class flavin-dependent oxidoreductase: protein MGIEFGLDTFGDITRDQDGELLSGAQTIRNVVAQAELADTVGVDFFGVGEHHRREFAVSSPEMVLAAIAARTERIRLGTAVTVLSSDDPVRVFERFSTLDALSGGRAEVVLGRGSFIESFPLFGYDLRDYDRLFEEKLELFVELLKEEPVTWSGSLRPSLDNADVFPKTEKGLRTWVGVGGSPESVVRVARHGLGLMLAIIGGPAGRFKPFVDLYHRSVASFGTTAHPVAVHSPGHIAPTDAEAWDEAYPGFEAMNNTIGRERGWPPYSRARFQNDIGPEGSLYAGSPERVAAKIADTITTLGLGRFDLKYATGTLSHESMMRSIELYGTEVIPRVRKLLADRD, encoded by the coding sequence ATGGGCATCGAATTCGGGCTGGACACGTTCGGCGACATCACCCGGGATCAGGACGGCGAGCTGCTCAGCGGCGCGCAGACCATCCGGAACGTCGTCGCGCAGGCGGAGCTGGCCGACACCGTCGGCGTCGACTTCTTCGGGGTGGGGGAGCACCACCGGCGCGAGTTCGCGGTCTCGTCCCCGGAGATGGTGCTCGCGGCGATCGCGGCGCGCACCGAGCGCATCCGGCTGGGCACCGCCGTGACCGTGCTGTCCTCGGACGACCCGGTGCGTGTGTTCGAACGCTTCTCCACCCTCGACGCCCTGTCCGGCGGCCGGGCGGAGGTCGTCCTCGGGCGCGGTTCGTTCATCGAGTCCTTCCCGCTGTTCGGCTACGACCTGCGCGACTACGACCGGCTCTTCGAGGAGAAGCTCGAGCTGTTCGTCGAGCTCCTCAAGGAAGAGCCCGTCACGTGGTCCGGCTCGCTGCGGCCGTCTCTCGACAACGCGGACGTCTTCCCGAAGACCGAGAAGGGCCTGCGCACGTGGGTCGGCGTGGGGGGCAGCCCGGAGTCCGTCGTGCGTGTCGCGCGTCACGGTCTCGGCCTGATGCTGGCGATCATCGGCGGCCCGGCCGGGCGGTTCAAGCCGTTCGTCGACCTCTACCACCGCTCGGTCGCCTCCTTCGGGACGACCGCCCACCCGGTGGCCGTGCACTCACCCGGTCACATCGCGCCCACCGACGCGGAGGCGTGGGACGAGGCCTACCCGGGCTTCGAGGCGATGAACAACACCATCGGTCGCGAGCGCGGCTGGCCGCCTTACAGCCGCGCGCGCTTTCAGAACGACATCGGTCCGGAGGGCTCGCTCTATGCCGGTTCGCCGGAGCGCGTCGCGGCGAAGATCGCCGACACGATCACGACCCTCGGGCTCGGCCGCTTCGACCTCAAGTACGCGACCGGCACCCTGTCGCACGAGTCGATGATGCGCAGCATCGAGCTGTACGGCACCGAGGTGATCCCTCGGGTGCGGAAGCTCCTCGCCGACCGCGACTGA